In Salmo trutta chromosome 16, fSalTru1.1, whole genome shotgun sequence, a genomic segment contains:
- the LOC115149930 gene encoding uncharacterized protein LOC115149930 isoform X1 — MCWSSRNTTSCQLGQKYRGQGSGYTAVQRARQRLYSSTEGKAAAIQQYRGQGSGYTAVQRARQRLYRSTEGKAAAKQQYRGQGSSYTAVQRARQRLNSSTEGNAATIQHYRQRARQRLYSSTESKAAAKQQYRGQGSSYTAVQRARQQLYSSTEGKAAAIQQYREQGSSYTAVQRAGHVKQRMVFGPVCLKDTVTSPVSMMSSMASVGRPKAVSHGVVGKEKDRTWFCGNDRLKTVSPCVKGKPRAVSPGMIGEQRAVSPCVKGKPRAVSPGMIGEQRAVSPAVVGRDKAWSPGVLQNTSNYSSVTPCQTTTKTLRVTDILDSKPEPTKAPVKIRPPSPRPPSPKEPIFSRNLSSDPPVQPIIRRRTQSLPSVRERIRDRQVRFVDSLGLELEEIKVFSNGEEPRIPAHVFSRLLMSAEMNSGRSLELSLPYFKPCFPENMGSQPGFVQRLVGQVVSLDQVLCSELGIIGTVQVLNLAFDKEVTIHYSFTNWRSSAETRACWVATLHRDQMEGPESDLFRFRLPVPPFILLPGAQLEFAVCYRVMGAVYWDNNDGKNYKLSCHSYTLTVPRECEASMVHYT; from the exons ATGTGTTGGAGCAGCAGAAATACGACAAGTTGTCAGCTTGGACAGAAGTACAGAGGGCAAGGCAGCGGCTATACAGCAGTACAGAGGGCAAGGCAGCGGCTATACAGCAGTACAGAGGGCAAGGCAGCGGCTATACAGCAGTACAGAGGGCAAGGCAGCGGCTATACAGCAGTACAGAGGGCAAGGCAGCGGCTATACAGAAGTACAGAGGGCAAGGCAGCGGCTAAACAGCAGTACAGAGGGCAAGGCAGCAGCTATACAGCAGTACAGAGGGCAAGGCAGCGGCTAAACAGCAGTACAGAGGGCAACGCAGCGACTATACAGCACTACAGACAGAGGGCAAG GCAGCGGCTATACAGCAGTACAGAGAGCAAGGCAGCAGCTAAACAGCAGTACAGAGGGCAAGGCAGCAGCTATACAGCAGTACAGAGGGCAAGGCAGCAGCTATACAGTAGTACAGAGGGCAAGGCAGCGGCTATACAGCAGTACAGAGAGCAAG GCAGCAGCTATACAGCAGTACAGAGGGCTGGTCACGTGAAACAGAGAATGGTGTTTGGTCCTGTCTGTTTAAAGGATACTGTCACTAG TCCTGTTTCTATGATGAGCAGCATGGCCAGCGTGGGGAGGCCCAAAGCAGTGTCTCACGGTGTCGTTGGGAAGGAGAAGGACAGGACATGGTTTTGTGGCAACGACAGGCTGAAAACAGTGTCTCCATGCgtcaaaggaaaacccagagctGTGTCGCCAGGCATGATAGGGGAGCAGAGGGCAGTGTCTCCATGCgtcaaaggaaaacccagagctGTGTCACCAGGCATGATAGGGGAGCAGAGGGCAGTGTCTCCAGCTGTGGTAGGGAGAGATAAGGCATGGTCTCCAGGTGTGCTCCAGAACACCAGCAACTACAGCAGTGTGACCCCATGCCAGACCACTACTAAGACTCTCCGAGTGACGGACATCTTGGACTCCAAACCGGAGCCAACCAAGGCCCCTGTCAAGATCCGGCCCCCCAGCCCACGTCCCCCGTCCCCCAAGGAGCCCATTTTCAGTCGCAACCTGTCCAGTGACCCTCCCGTCCAGCCCATCATAAGACGCAGGACCCAGTCTTTGCCCTCGGTCCGCGAGAGAATCAGAGACCGCCAGGTACGCTTCGTGGACTCCttggggctggagctggaggaAATCAAGGTGTTCAGCAATGGAGAGGAGCCTCGGATTCCAGCCCACGTCTTCTCCAGACTTCTCATGAGCGCTGAGATGAACTCAGGGCGGTCCCTGGAGCTTTCCTTGCCTTACTTCAAACCCTGCTTTCCCGAAAACATGGGCTCCCAGCCGGGGTTTGTTCAGCGCCTGGTGGGGCAGGTGGTCTCTCTGGACCAGGTCCTGTGTTCTGAGCTTGGCATCATCGGCACGGTGCAGGTCCTCAACCTGGCCTTCGACAAGGAGGTGACGATTCACTACTCCTTTACCAACTGGAGGAGCAGTGCTGAGACCAGAGCCTGCTGGGTGGCTACCCTCCacagggatcagatggagggaccAGAGTCTGATTTATTCCGGTTTCGTCTACCCGTCCCGCCCTTCATCCTGCTGCCTGGAGCACAGCTGGAGTTCGCTGTGTGTTACAGAGTGATGGGAGCTGTGTACTGGGACAACAACGATGGGAAAAACTACAAACTGTCCTGTCACAGCTACACACTCACTGTGCCCCGGGAGTGTGAGGCCAGCATGGTGCACTACACCTGA
- the LOC115149930 gene encoding protein phosphatase 1 regulatory subunit 3D isoform X2, with translation MVFGPVCLKDTVTSPVSMMSSMASVGRPKAVSHGVVGKEKDRTWFCGNDRLKTVSPCVKGKPRAVSPGMIGEQRAVSPCVKGKPRAVSPGMIGEQRAVSPAVVGRDKAWSPGVLQNTSNYSSVTPCQTTTKTLRVTDILDSKPEPTKAPVKIRPPSPRPPSPKEPIFSRNLSSDPPVQPIIRRRTQSLPSVRERIRDRQVRFVDSLGLELEEIKVFSNGEEPRIPAHVFSRLLMSAEMNSGRSLELSLPYFKPCFPENMGSQPGFVQRLVGQVVSLDQVLCSELGIIGTVQVLNLAFDKEVTIHYSFTNWRSSAETRACWVATLHRDQMEGPESDLFRFRLPVPPFILLPGAQLEFAVCYRVMGAVYWDNNDGKNYKLSCHSYTLTVPRECEASMVHYT, from the exons ATGGTGTTTGGTCCTGTCTGTTTAAAGGATACTGTCACTAG TCCTGTTTCTATGATGAGCAGCATGGCCAGCGTGGGGAGGCCCAAAGCAGTGTCTCACGGTGTCGTTGGGAAGGAGAAGGACAGGACATGGTTTTGTGGCAACGACAGGCTGAAAACAGTGTCTCCATGCgtcaaaggaaaacccagagctGTGTCGCCAGGCATGATAGGGGAGCAGAGGGCAGTGTCTCCATGCgtcaaaggaaaacccagagctGTGTCACCAGGCATGATAGGGGAGCAGAGGGCAGTGTCTCCAGCTGTGGTAGGGAGAGATAAGGCATGGTCTCCAGGTGTGCTCCAGAACACCAGCAACTACAGCAGTGTGACCCCATGCCAGACCACTACTAAGACTCTCCGAGTGACGGACATCTTGGACTCCAAACCGGAGCCAACCAAGGCCCCTGTCAAGATCCGGCCCCCCAGCCCACGTCCCCCGTCCCCCAAGGAGCCCATTTTCAGTCGCAACCTGTCCAGTGACCCTCCCGTCCAGCCCATCATAAGACGCAGGACCCAGTCTTTGCCCTCGGTCCGCGAGAGAATCAGAGACCGCCAGGTACGCTTCGTGGACTCCttggggctggagctggaggaAATCAAGGTGTTCAGCAATGGAGAGGAGCCTCGGATTCCAGCCCACGTCTTCTCCAGACTTCTCATGAGCGCTGAGATGAACTCAGGGCGGTCCCTGGAGCTTTCCTTGCCTTACTTCAAACCCTGCTTTCCCGAAAACATGGGCTCCCAGCCGGGGTTTGTTCAGCGCCTGGTGGGGCAGGTGGTCTCTCTGGACCAGGTCCTGTGTTCTGAGCTTGGCATCATCGGCACGGTGCAGGTCCTCAACCTGGCCTTCGACAAGGAGGTGACGATTCACTACTCCTTTACCAACTGGAGGAGCAGTGCTGAGACCAGAGCCTGCTGGGTGGCTACCCTCCacagggatcagatggagggaccAGAGTCTGATTTATTCCGGTTTCGTCTACCCGTCCCGCCCTTCATCCTGCTGCCTGGAGCACAGCTGGAGTTCGCTGTGTGTTACAGAGTGATGGGAGCTGTGTACTGGGACAACAACGATGGGAAAAACTACAAACTGTCCTGTCACAGCTACACACTCACTGTGCCCCGGGAGTGTGAGGCCAGCATGGTGCACTACACCTGA